One genomic window of Cyprinus carpio isolate SPL01 chromosome B8, ASM1834038v1, whole genome shotgun sequence includes the following:
- the tor3a gene encoding torsin-3A — MFSLVILLSFLADADFFQFDSISNVSTYYFNYIYCNIWEGDCQPHQDDATQEVPTGDIWSGFSQYYTGMLTAWYCSLGQCCDSGDCRITNNITGLEKDLQVKLHGQHLVQSVVLKAIQGFIKNPESNKPLTLSFHGWSGTGKNFVARIVADNLYRDGIKSECVRLFIAPFHFPHARLVDVYKGQLREAIRDMVLRCPQTLFIFDEAEKLHPGLIDAIKPYMDHYDNVDGVSYRRAIFLFLSNIGGGAINELALDFWHSGQNREDIGMEDLEHLLRAEAMEAEGGFAQSELMSGHLIDFFVPFLPLEYRHVKLCARDAYAARGLQPDEGTLDEVAKAILYIPKEEKLFSAQGCKSIPQRISFFLP, encoded by the exons ATGTTTTCACTCGTAATCTTGCTCTCATTCCTGGCTGATGCGGATTTTTTTCAATTCGACAGCATTTCAAATGTTTCTACCTATTATTTCAATTACATCTATTGCAACATTTGGGAAGGGGACTGTCAACCACACCAGGATGATGCGACCCAAGAAG TGCCTACTGGGGACATTTGGTCAGGGTTTTCCCAGTACTACACTGGCATGCTGACTGCATGGTACTGCAGCCTGGGTCAGTGCTGTGATTCAGGAGACTGTAGGATTACAAATAACATCACAG GATTGGAAAAAGATCTACAGGTGAAGCTTCATGGGCAGCACCTGGTCCAGTCTGTGGTTCTGAAAGCTATTCAGGGATTCATCAAAAACCCTGAGTCCAACAAACCACTGACTCTGTCCTTTCACGGCTGGTCTGGGACAGGCAAGAACTTTGTGGCCCGGATAGTAGCGGACAACCTCTACCGGGATGGTATAAAGAGTGAATGTGTGCGTTTGTTCATTGCCCCATTCCACTTCCCTCACGCCAGATTGGTGGACGTGTACAAG GGCCAGCTAAGAGAAGCCATTCGAGACATGGTTCTGCGATGCCCACAGACTCTCTTTATCTTTGATGAGGCAGAAAAGCTTCATCCGGGACTCATTGATGCCATAAAGCCCTACATGGACCACTATGATAATGTGGATGGGGTTAGCTATAGAAGAGCCATATTTCTGTTCCTAAG CAATATCGGTGGTGGTGCCATCAATGAGCTGGCACTTGATTTCTGGCACTCGGGACAGAATAGGGAAGATATCGGCATGGAAGACTTGGAACATCTTCTGCGTGCTGAAGCCATGGAAGCAGAAG GAGGTTTTGCGCAGAGTGAGCTGATGTCAGGCCATCTGATTGACTTCTTTGTACCATTCTTGCCGTTGGAGTACCGGCATGTGAAACTGTGTGCACGTGACGCATACGCAGCTCGTGGCCTTCAGCCGGATGAGGGGACTCTGGATGAAGTGGCTAAAGCCATACTGTACATTCCTAAGGAGGAGAAACTCTTCTCTGCACAGGGCTGCAAATCCATTCCTCAAAGGATCAGTTTCTTTTTGCCATAA